A genome region from Anopheles stephensi strain Indian chromosome 2, UCI_ANSTEP_V1.0, whole genome shotgun sequence includes the following:
- the LOC118507143 gene encoding toll-like receptor Tollo: protein MFFESSLESTTTPGNFLGNLHGLLRLSIDYCKIKYIPAHAFANMKVLKSLTLSTHNVDWSVMNLELHPDSFRGLSELKEMHLADNNIWSLPGEVFCPLQKLRVLNLTGNRLSDLTQLMLSDWGNGPTEPGRACNTGLEVLDLSGNDLTLLPDNGLTAMRSLNALHLQRNLLKEIADRAFVGLGTLEILDLSDNKLTALTPELFVSSRKIRQVYLQNNSLSVLAPGVFEGLDRLETLDLSHNQLTSTWVKRDTFAGQVRLVVLNLGHNQLSKVDQHVFKGLYSLQILNLEHNAIELLADGAFSDLKNLHALFLSHNRLRQIEPYHFSELYVLNQLILESNQIAYIHERAFENLTHLHDLSLNDNRLEEIPSGMKSLKFLQSLDLGKNQIAEINNSSFEGLEELMGLRLVDNQISEISRDTFFALSTIHVLNLASNRIRHIDQSAFSSNPTLRAIRLDNNELEDVSGVFTSLSSLVYLNISDNNIGWFDYSHYPQSLEWLDIHKNNITELGNRYDVGNWFLLKMLDVSHNKLRQINASSFPRNIETILMNNNQIEEIAPETFTGKESIVKVVLYGNRLRRIEMAALALTPWPDTRVLPEFYLGDNLIHCDCTMEWLQRINELAYLRQYPQVKDLESVHCSMEHGRGEQRRPLMTMRASEFLCRYEGHCFATCHCCDFDACDCKMTCPDRCRCYHDTAWESNIVDCGTAGLSLVPAKIPMDATDIYLDGNNLGALGSHVFIGKKKLKSLYLNGSRIESLNNKTFAGIPALEVLHLEQNGLEQLSGAEFEQLRELKELYLHRNSLATIGNRSFYYQKSLEVLTIADNKLTGLKPWELFPLPSGGSEGAYRSVSLEGNGLECSCELMPKLLDWLERMFRSNGTAGASEEASEASEVASWGEFRCSSGKPLPDVMKECEGQRPAVVPVATATVQRTIINDDFIDYLPLLIAVLAGLVLTIMLVALVVLFRQDVCLWAHSRYGVRLCKDPLSALERCEDSEKLYDGYLVYSAADADLVTSQIGQELEHHGYGMCLHYRDVHGGAGFLGDTMQSAADASRKLVLFVSVKFLQLEWSQPEFRAALQAVLELIRPSRRKQRLVLITSVPGSMLAMDPIMDILARTCTVIAWDDRRFWDKLRFAMPDLGRDGGSVNKASHRKNINIRYTPAPTNNLMVVGGIGASAPTATWPKRLNSEVSIQQQQQHHQQPYPVPQPRSIGGAPPHSTYTTEDEDPSTAGSSPQYEAPTHPGGAPAGGMYHHHHQHPGIVQYQQQQQHSGGGTPLPQTMPHHHHHHHPHGQSHHHHHHHHHPPGTGTGPHAYHGGGGGGGGGAGGNFSSTNTLGHVYSTIPEPQYMTDQQQQQQQQQQQQQVRTMGPGPDGSNRPYFV, encoded by the coding sequence ATGTTCTTCGAAAGTTCCTTAGAGTCGACGACGACGCCCGGCAACTTTTTGGGCAACCTGCACGGGTTGCTCCGGCTGTCGATCGATTACTGCAAGATCAAGTACATACCGGCGCACGCGTTCGCCAACATGAAGGTGCTGAAGAGCCTGACGCTCAGCACGCACAACGTCGACTGGTCGGTGATGAATCTCGAGCTACATCCGGACAGCTTCCGGGGGTTGTCCGAGCTGAAGGAGATGCATCTGGCGGACAACAACATCTGGAGCTTGCCGGGGGAAGTGTTCTGCCCGTTGCAGAAACTGCGCGTCCTCAACCTTACCGGCAATCGGTTGAGTGATCTAACACAGCTGATGCTGTCCGACTGGGGCAACGGTCCGACGGAACCGGGTCGGGCGTGCAACACCGGTCTGGAGGTGCTAGATCTGTCCGGTAACGATCTGACGCTACTTCCGGACAATGGTCTAACGGCGATGCGTTCGCTGAATGCGCTTCATCTGCAGCGCAACTTGCTGAAGGAGATCGCGGATCGTGCGTTCGTCGGACTGGGGACGCTCGAAATATTGGATCTGTCGGACAACAAGCTGACGGCGCTTACACCGGAACTGTTTGTATCGTCGCGCAAAATTCGTCAGGTGTATCTGCAGAACAATTCCCTCTCGGTGCTGGCGCCCGGTGTGTTTGAGGGACTGGATCGACTAGAAACGCTTGATCTGTCGCACAATCAGCTAACATCGACGTGGGTCAAGCGTGACACATTCGCCGGTCAGGTACGGTTGGTAGTGCTGAACCTCGGTCACAATCAACTGTCGAAGGTGGATCAGCATGTGTTCAAGGGTCTGTACAGCTTGCAGATCTTGAACCTCGAACATAACGCGATCGAGCTGTTGGCTGACGGAGCGTTTAGCGATTTGAAGAACCTGCACGCCCTCTTCCTTTCGCACAATCGATTGCGTCAAATCGAACCGTATCACTTCAGCGAGCTTTACGTGCTGAATCAGCTGATTCTGGAGTCGAATCAGATCGCGTACATCCACGAGCGAGCGTTCGAAAACCTTACCCATCTGCACGACCTGAGTCTGAACGATAATCGGCTGGAGGAGATACCGTCCGGGATGAAGAGTCTAAAGTTCCTGCAGTCGCTCGATCTGGGCAAGAATCAGATTGCCGAGATTAATAATTCTTCGTTCGAGGGACTGGAGGAGCTGATGGGATTGCGGTTGGTGGATAATCAGATTTCGGAAATCTCGCGTGACACCTTCTTCGCACTGTCGACGATCCACGTGCTGAACCTGGCGTCGAACCGTATTCGTCATATCGATCAGTCAGCGTTCAGCTCCAATCCGACGCTACGTGCCATCCGGCTGGACAACAACGAGCTGGAGGATGTGTCGGGCGTGTTTACGTCGCTGTCGTCCCTTGTTTACCTCAACATTTCGGACAACAATATCGGGTGGTTCGATTACTCGCACTACCCGCAGTCGCTCGAGTGGCTCGATATCCATAAGAACAACATCACGGAGCTGGGGAATCGGTACGATGTGGGGAATTGGTTCCTGCTTAAAATGCTCGACGTGTCGCATAACAAGCTGCGGCAGATTAATGCCAGCTCGTTCCCGCGCAACATTGAGACGATCCTGATGAATAACAATCAGATCGAGGAGATCGCACCGGAAACGTTCACCGGAAAGGAGAGCATCGTAAAGGTGGTGCTTTACGGGAATCGATTGCGGCGTATCGAGATGGCTGCATTAGCACTCACGCCGTGGCCAGATACGCGCGTGCTGCCGGAGTTTTATCTGGGCGATAATCTCATTCACTGTGACTGCACGATGGAGTGGTTGCAGCGGATCAACGAGCTTGCCTATCTGCGTCAGTATCCGCAGGTGAAGGATCTCGAGTCGGTGCACTGTTCGATGGAGCATGGTAGGGGTGAGCAGCGGCGACCGCTGATGACGATGCGGGCGAGCGAGTTCCTGTGCCGGTATGAGGGCCATTGTTTCGCTACCTGTCACTGCTGCGACTTTGATGCATGCGATTGCAAGATGACGTGCCCGGACCGGTGCCGGTGCTATCACGATACGGCCTGGGAGTCGAACATAGTTGATTGTGGCACGGCCGGATTATCGCTCGTGCCGGCAAAGATACCGATGGACGCAACGGACATTTACCTCGATGGGAACAATCTGGGGGCGCTTGGCAGTCATGTGTTTATCGGGAAGAAGAAGCTCAAGTCGTTGTACTTGAATGGGAGTCGTATTGAGTCGCTGAATAACAAGACGTTTGCCGGTATTCCAGCGCTGGAAgtgttgcacctggagcagaATGGCCTGGAACAGCTGAGTGGGGCCGAGTTTGAGCAGCTGCGTGAGCTGAAGGAGCTGTATCTGCATCGGAATTCGTTGGCTACGATCGGGAACCGATCGTTTTACTACCAAAAGTCTTTGGAAGTTCTAACGATTGCGGACAACAAGCTGACGGGGCTGAAGCCCTGGGAACTGTTCCCCTTGCCGAGTGGTGGATCGGAAGGAGCCTATCGGTCCGTTTCGCTAGAGGGTAATGGGCTGGAATGTTCCTGTGAGCTTATGCCCAAACTGCTCGACTGGCTCGAGCGGATGTTCCGGAGCAACGGTACGGCGGGTGCTTCGGAAGAGGCCTCGGAAGCCTCGGAGGTTGCTAGCTGGGGTGAGTTCCGGTGCTCGAGCGGGAAACCCCTCCCAGACGTGATGAAGGAATGTGAGGGACAACGGCCGGCCGTAGTCCCCGTGGCGACGGCGACCGTACAGCGCACGATCATCAACGACGACTTCATCGACTACCTGCCATTGTTGATCGCGGTACTCGCCGGGTTGGTGCTCACGATCATGCTAGTCGCACTGGTGGTGCTATTCCGGCAGGACGTGTGCCTGTGGGCCCACTCCCGGTACGGGGTGCGACTCTGCAAGGACCCGCTGAGCGCACTGGAGCGCTGTGAGGATAGCGAGAAGCTGTACGACGGTTATCTCGTGTATAGTGCGGCCGATGCCGACCTGGTCACTAGTCAAATCGGCCAGGAGCTCGAGCATCACGGGTACGGCATGTGTTTGCACTATCGGGATGTGCACGGTGGGGCCGGCTTCCTCGGCGACACCATGCAATCGGCAGCGGATGCATCCCGCAAGCTGGTGCTGTTTGTGAGTGTGAAGTTCCTGCAGCTGGAGTGGTCCCAGCCCGAGTTCCGGGCCGCGTTACAGGCGGTGCTGGAACTGATACGGCCGTCCAGGCGCAAGCAGCGCCTCGTGCTGATTACGTCCGTGCCGGGGTCGATGCTGGCGATGGACCCGATCATGGACATCTTGGCCCGCACCTGCACTGTGATCGCGTGGGATGATCGGCGGTTCTGGGACAAGCTGCGGTTCGCTATGCCCGATCTTGGACGGGATGGTGGATCGGTCAACAAGGCGTCCCATCGGAAGAACATCAACATCCGCTACACACCGGCCCCTACCAACAATCTGATGGTGGTGGGAGGCATCGGTGCATCAGCTCCAACGGCCACCTGGCCCAAACGGCTCAACTCGGAGGTTTcaatccagcagcagcagcagcaccatcaacaACCTTATCCGGTTCCTCAGCCCCGGTCGATTGGAGGAGCACCACCGCACAGTACTTACACCACGGAGGATGAGGACCCGTCGACGGCCGGGTCCTCCCCACAGTACGAAGCACCAACGCATCCTGGAGGTGCTCCGGCCGGTGGGatgtatcatcatcatcatcagcacccGGGTATTGTtcagtaccagcagcagcaacagcattcCGGTGGAGGTACACCACTTCCACAAACTATgccccatcaccatcatcaccatcatccacatggacagtcgcatcaccatcatcatcaccaccatcatccacCCGGTACTGGGACCGGACCACACGCATACcacggtggaggaggaggagggggcGGAGGCGCTGGCGGTAACTTCAGTAGCACCAATACGCTGGGCCACGTGTACTCCACCATTCCCGAGCCTCAGTACATgaccgaccagcagcagcagcagcagcagcagcagcagcagcagcaggttcgGACCATGGGTCCCGGACCAGACGGCAGCAATCGGCCGTACTTTGTGTAA